DNA sequence from the Pseudomonadota bacterium genome:
CGTGGTTCTTGAATATCTGTGTATATTTGAATCTTTTGTCCTTTTTGAGGTCGCGGATCCTCTCCTGATACATCTCCAGCAAGAGCATGTAATCCCGGTCCGTATAATCAGACATTGTTTTTGTATGAGACCTGTTTTCGACAATCACTTCGTGCGCCCCGACATTATTCATCTTGTCGTAAATGCCTTCTCCCCGTTTTTTCAAATCTGCCTCAATAACGAAGATAGGATTAATGGCAGGAAAACAGCGCAGAAGCCATGATCCTTCTGTATCTTTATATTCCCTGATTGCTTTCGGGGTAAGATGTTCATTCTCCGGGCAGAAGGGGCAAAGGCCAACTGAGTTGCTTTTTACTGTTTTATACCCGACAACTACCCAGTTTCCGGTAACAACATCTCTTCTTAACTCTGCCATTTGTCTAATAATAGAACATCAGCAACGGTTTGTCAAACCGGACGAAAACAATCTTTTGAACCAGCAATTCTCGGTGAAAATTGCTGCCTTTGAACTTATAGTTCTTGAAAATCACAGTGAATATCATTTAGAATAATGCCCATGGATGACCTGTTGAAATTTG
Encoded proteins:
- a CDS encoding galactose-1-phosphate uridylyltransferase; translated protein: MAELRRDVVTGNWVVVGYKTVKSNSVGLCPFCPENEHLTPKAIREYKDTEGSWLLRCFPAINPIFVIEADLKKRGEGIYDKMNNVGAHEVIVENRSHTKTMSDYTDRDYMLLLEMYQERIRDLKKDKRFKYTQIFKNH